A genomic segment from Curtobacterium sp. MCSS17_007 encodes:
- a CDS encoding sterol carrier family protein yields the protein MPPKRIEDADGRAALAAVQRGETARPVLATAVRWTLQRLADDVPGNSVEVRVPPFAAVQAVPGPRHTRGTPPNVVETDATTWLALATGELRWDDAVAQARVSASGSRADLTGFLPVRTAV from the coding sequence ATGCCCCCGAAGAGGATCGAGGACGCCGACGGCCGTGCCGCGCTCGCCGCGGTGCAGCGGGGGGAGACCGCCCGGCCGGTCCTGGCGACGGCGGTGCGGTGGACCCTGCAGCGGCTGGCCGACGACGTCCCGGGCAACAGCGTCGAGGTCCGGGTGCCACCGTTCGCGGCCGTGCAGGCCGTGCCGGGTCCGCGGCACACCCGCGGCACGCCACCGAACGTCGTCGAGACGGACGCGACGACGTGGCTGGCGCTGGCCACGGGCGAGCTGCGGTGGGACGATGCGGTCGCCCAGGCGCGTGTGAGCGCGTCCGGCTCCCGCGCGGACCTGACGGGGTTCCTGCCGGTCCGCACCGCGGTCTGA
- a CDS encoding LuxR C-terminal-related transcriptional regulator, whose protein sequence is MSEPGHRIARYGEQADDHEREVTGVHEQSIRGRRRPRTPARVPWPIVQRREEDRAVSVVAEHRWSVAIVGAPGLGKTSTAARVADRVARRDASGRTVVVPITAVAAGRSMPFGAVADRFGELPSALADLVDDASAAQRLRETDDLRDRDVVLRVDDADHLDAISARYVAWLVRDQGARLVLTCRDFTALSDPLRALWQDDLLERIDLAPLDVHETGEVVAQALGAQLETASTERVHRATAGNPLYLREVVRAALTSGALEQTASGWYWRGRITASNSLADMYRTELGSLPEDLRDVVDIVALAHPIPLTRLLGMVSGGDVDRVVALGLVAIDSDEDGTAVVRPSHPLVGEVVRGLVPVARRTALFARANAFRAARPENAPPAARLRAALWSLECGVLPPVAQLLDATEVAVRLQEHESAIALASAALRTTLTATEQVTAHCLRSIAHSYSTGREAGRVDAEAAWAIARGRADEVDDTVIVEACETLANIRQFHDDDVDAAVALSEAAMPLVGAETVEHVRLLRLAHLGWGGRFEEVRAEVERSRILQQPTVPVSFLCVAPCVTMALATSGRLEEAAAFARRAIATAVEHVEAAPWSVGENVSVLHQVQVWRGDMADLVTEIPVRRASPFLKYDFTLELIGVGNLAIGQRRWDDAIAAFSAACERYDVADHGGFAAYPWARLALAHAYAGNVDRATEALERARTTPGRAMRITGEQIAVSIAWTESVLGNPAGLRHADEIIERSTASGAWLPVLYAQTLHYTNDMVSGRDTTASLARMREAAARVDGPLAHAIVEYADAVRSGDHSRIVAAQGVLASHGMAVSAGRVRPPLTRREYEVAELAAQGLSNRRIAETLSLSVRTIDAHMSRVFSKWDVHARSELAELLGPR, encoded by the coding sequence ATGTCCGAGCCCGGGCACCGGATCGCCCGGTACGGGGAGCAGGCGGACGACCACGAGCGGGAGGTGACGGGGGTGCACGAACAGTCCATCCGCGGCCGTCGTCGACCCCGCACGCCCGCCCGTGTGCCGTGGCCGATCGTCCAGCGCCGCGAGGAGGACCGCGCCGTCTCCGTCGTCGCCGAGCACCGCTGGAGCGTCGCCATCGTCGGCGCGCCGGGGCTCGGCAAGACCTCGACCGCCGCCCGGGTCGCCGACCGCGTCGCCCGCCGTGACGCGAGCGGTCGCACCGTCGTCGTGCCGATCACGGCCGTCGCGGCCGGCCGGTCGATGCCCTTCGGCGCCGTGGCCGACCGCTTCGGCGAGCTGCCGTCCGCCCTCGCCGACCTGGTGGACGACGCGTCGGCCGCCCAGCGTCTGCGCGAGACCGACGACCTGCGCGACCGCGACGTCGTCCTGCGTGTCGACGACGCCGACCACCTCGACGCGATCTCCGCGCGGTACGTCGCGTGGCTCGTGCGCGACCAGGGTGCGCGGCTCGTGCTGACCTGCCGCGACTTCACGGCGCTGTCCGACCCGCTGCGTGCGCTGTGGCAGGACGACCTGCTCGAACGCATCGACCTCGCACCGCTCGACGTCCACGAGACCGGCGAGGTCGTCGCGCAGGCGCTCGGCGCGCAGCTCGAGACCGCATCGACCGAGCGGGTGCACCGGGCGACGGCGGGCAACCCGCTGTACCTGCGCGAGGTGGTGCGCGCCGCACTGACGTCGGGCGCGCTCGAGCAGACCGCGTCCGGTTGGTACTGGCGCGGGCGCATCACCGCGTCGAACAGCCTGGCGGACATGTACCGCACCGAGCTCGGCTCGCTGCCCGAGGACCTGCGCGACGTGGTCGACATCGTCGCGCTCGCGCACCCGATCCCCCTCACCCGCCTGCTCGGCATGGTCTCGGGCGGTGACGTCGACCGGGTGGTGGCGCTCGGCCTGGTCGCGATCGACTCCGACGAGGACGGCACGGCCGTCGTCCGACCGTCGCACCCGCTCGTGGGCGAGGTCGTCCGCGGGTTGGTGCCGGTCGCGCGCCGGACGGCCCTGTTCGCGCGGGCGAACGCCTTCCGCGCGGCCCGCCCCGAGAACGCACCGCCCGCGGCACGGCTCCGCGCCGCGCTCTGGTCGCTCGAGTGCGGCGTGCTGCCCCCGGTCGCCCAGCTGCTCGACGCCACCGAGGTCGCCGTCCGGCTGCAGGAGCACGAGAGCGCGATCGCGTTGGCGTCCGCCGCGCTCCGGACCACGTTGACCGCGACCGAGCAGGTGACGGCACACTGCCTCCGGTCGATCGCCCACTCGTACAGCACGGGGCGCGAGGCCGGCCGCGTCGACGCCGAGGCCGCCTGGGCGATCGCTCGCGGGCGCGCCGACGAGGTGGACGACACGGTGATCGTCGAGGCCTGCGAGACCCTGGCGAACATCCGGCAGTTCCACGACGACGACGTCGACGCCGCGGTGGCGCTGTCCGAGGCGGCGATGCCGCTGGTGGGCGCCGAGACCGTGGAGCACGTCCGCCTGCTCCGCCTGGCGCACCTGGGATGGGGCGGTCGCTTCGAGGAGGTCCGCGCCGAGGTCGAGCGCTCCCGGATCCTGCAGCAACCGACCGTCCCGGTGTCGTTCCTCTGCGTCGCGCCGTGCGTGACCATGGCGCTCGCGACCTCCGGCCGGCTCGAGGAGGCCGCCGCCTTCGCGCGCCGTGCGATCGCGACGGCCGTCGAGCACGTCGAGGCCGCACCGTGGAGCGTCGGCGAGAACGTCTCCGTCCTGCACCAGGTGCAGGTGTGGCGGGGGGACATGGCCGACCTGGTGACCGAGATCCCGGTCCGGCGCGCCAGTCCGTTCCTGAAGTACGACTTCACCCTCGAGCTCATCGGCGTCGGCAACCTGGCGATCGGGCAGCGGCGGTGGGACGACGCGATCGCCGCGTTCTCGGCGGCCTGCGAACGCTACGACGTGGCCGACCACGGCGGGTTCGCCGCGTACCCGTGGGCGCGACTCGCGTTGGCGCACGCCTACGCGGGCAACGTGGACCGTGCCACCGAGGCCCTGGAGCGCGCGCGGACCACCCCGGGGCGTGCGATGCGGATCACGGGCGAGCAGATCGCGGTGTCGATCGCGTGGACGGAGTCCGTGCTCGGCAACCCGGCCGGACTGCGGCACGCGGACGAGATCATCGAGCGCTCGACCGCCAGCGGCGCCTGGCTCCCCGTCCTGTACGCGCAGACGCTGCACTACACGAACGACATGGTCAGCGGACGCGACACGACGGCGTCGCTCGCGCGGATGCGGGAGGCGGCCGCGCGGGTCGACGGCCCGCTGGCGCACGCGATCGTGGAGTACGCCGACGCCGTGCGCTCCGGCGACCACTCGCGGATCGTCGCGGCCCAGGGGGTCCTCGCGTCGCACGGCATGGCGGTCTCCGCCGGCAGGGTGCGCCCACCGCTGACCCGACGCGAGTACGAGGTCGCCGAGCTCGCCGCGCAGGGCCTCAGCAACCGTCGCATCGCCGAGACGCTGAGCCTGAGCGTCCGGACGATCGATGCGCACATGTCGCGGGTGTTCTCGAAGTGGGACGTGCACGCCCGGTCCGAGCTGGCGGAGCTGCTCGGACCGCGCTGA
- the purF gene encoding amidophosphoribosyltransferase codes for MCGIVGLVAQGPVNQSIYDALLLLQHRGQDSTGIATVEGRVHHMHKTRGHVREAFRTRDMRALLGTMGLGHVRYATKGAASNEEEAQPFYVNAPYGIVLVHNGNLTNTRELTRELFDIDRRHLNTTSDTELLVNVLAHELQGQVRGSELDAGQVFDAVERVHERVEGSYATIATIAGHGLLAFRDPYGIRPLILGHKFDEAGQPEWVVASESLVLESGGYEIVRDIAPGEAVFIEMNGQMHARQCAKDPRLVPCSFEYVYLARPDSVMNGISVYDARLRLGNRLADTIAQYAPTGDIDVVMPIPDSSRPAAMQVAQKLGIDYREGFFKNRYVGRTFIMPGQAERKRSVRQKLNAMSSEFKGKNILIVDDSIVRGTTSREIVEMARAAGANEVTFTSAAPPVRYPHVYGINMPTRAELIAHDRKIPEINRVLGSDHLIYQEVADMRDAIIEGSDVTELEMSCFTGEYVTGTVSPEYLSWVEANQLS; via the coding sequence ATGTGCGGCATCGTCGGCCTCGTTGCGCAGGGGCCCGTCAACCAATCCATCTACGACGCCCTGCTGCTCCTGCAGCACCGGGGCCAGGACTCGACGGGCATCGCCACGGTCGAAGGTCGCGTCCACCACATGCACAAGACGCGTGGACACGTGCGGGAGGCCTTCCGCACCCGTGACATGCGTGCCCTGCTCGGCACGATGGGCCTCGGACACGTCCGGTACGCCACGAAGGGCGCCGCGAGCAACGAGGAAGAGGCCCAGCCCTTCTACGTGAACGCCCCCTACGGCATCGTGCTCGTCCACAACGGCAACCTCACGAACACTCGCGAGCTCACCCGCGAGCTGTTCGACATCGACCGCCGCCACCTCAACACGACGAGCGACACCGAGCTCCTGGTGAACGTCCTGGCGCACGAGCTCCAGGGCCAGGTCCGCGGCAGCGAGCTCGACGCCGGTCAGGTGTTCGACGCCGTCGAGCGCGTGCACGAACGCGTCGAGGGCTCGTACGCCACGATCGCGACGATCGCGGGCCACGGCCTGCTGGCGTTCCGCGACCCGTACGGCATCCGCCCGCTCATCCTCGGCCACAAGTTCGACGAGGCCGGGCAGCCCGAGTGGGTCGTCGCGAGCGAGTCGCTCGTGCTCGAGTCCGGCGGGTACGAGATCGTCCGCGACATCGCTCCGGGCGAGGCCGTCTTCATCGAGATGAACGGTCAGATGCACGCCCGGCAGTGCGCGAAGGACCCGCGCCTGGTGCCGTGCTCGTTCGAGTACGTCTACCTCGCGCGTCCCGACTCCGTGATGAACGGCATCTCGGTGTACGACGCCCGCCTCCGGCTCGGCAACCGCCTGGCCGACACGATCGCGCAGTACGCCCCGACCGGCGACATCGACGTGGTCATGCCGATCCCGGACTCCAGCCGCCCGGCCGCCATGCAGGTCGCGCAGAAGCTCGGCATCGACTACCGCGAGGGCTTCTTCAAGAACCGCTACGTCGGCCGCACCTTCATCATGCCGGGGCAGGCCGAGCGCAAGCGTTCGGTCCGCCAGAAGCTCAACGCGATGTCGTCCGAGTTCAAGGGCAAGAACATCCTGATCGTCGACGACTCGATCGTCCGCGGCACCACGAGCCGCGAGATCGTCGAGATGGCGCGGGCCGCCGGTGCGAACGAGGTGACCTTCACGAGCGCCGCTCCCCCGGTGCGCTACCCGCACGTGTACGGCATCAACATGCCGACGCGCGCGGAGCTCATCGCGCACGACCGGAAGATCCCGGAGATCAACCGTGTGCTCGGGAGCGACCACCTCATCTACCAAGAGGTGGCGGACATGCGCGACGCGATCATCGAGGGCTCGGACGTCACCGAACTCGAGATGAGCTGCTTCACCGGTGAGTACGTCACCGGCACGGTCAGCCCCGAGTACCTGTCGTGGGTGGAGGCGAACCAGCTCAGCTGA
- the purM gene encoding phosphoribosylformylglycinamidine cyclo-ligase — MPNPYAAAGVDTAAGDLAVELMKSAVSATHNPSVLGGVGGFAGLYDVSFLKDYDRPLLATSTDGVGTKVAIAQAIDKHDTIGQDLVGMVVDDIVVVGAKPLFMTDYIACGRVVPNRIADIVAGIARGCSATGTALVGGETAEHPGLLGPDDYDVAGAATGVVEADRQLGAHLVEDGDVVVAIESSGLHSNGYSLVRHILSGKGVGYTDQLPEFGTGVSVGEALLEPTRLYTAPLLDLLEARPGAVHSLSHVTGGGIAANLARVLPVGTWVEVDRSTWTPSTVFRVLADMAGTPIEDTEGTWNLGIGMFAVVAASSASAVLDDLRAAGLPAWTVGTVSTSERDLNGFEQGAKGVDGGAVRLVGSYAG; from the coding sequence ATGCCGAACCCGTACGCTGCCGCCGGCGTCGACACCGCCGCCGGTGACCTGGCCGTCGAGCTCATGAAGTCCGCAGTCTCGGCGACCCACAACCCATCGGTGCTCGGTGGCGTCGGCGGGTTCGCGGGGCTGTACGACGTCTCGTTCCTGAAGGACTACGACCGCCCGCTGCTCGCGACCTCGACCGACGGCGTCGGCACGAAGGTCGCCATCGCGCAGGCGATCGACAAGCACGACACGATCGGGCAGGACCTGGTCGGCATGGTCGTCGACGACATCGTCGTGGTGGGCGCGAAGCCGCTCTTCATGACGGACTACATCGCCTGCGGCCGCGTCGTGCCGAACCGGATCGCCGACATCGTCGCCGGCATCGCCCGCGGCTGCTCGGCGACGGGCACCGCGCTCGTCGGCGGCGAGACCGCGGAGCACCCCGGGCTGCTCGGTCCGGACGACTACGACGTGGCGGGTGCCGCGACCGGCGTGGTCGAGGCCGACCGCCAGCTCGGCGCGCACCTCGTCGAGGACGGCGACGTCGTCGTGGCGATCGAGTCGTCCGGGCTGCACTCGAACGGGTACTCGCTCGTCCGGCACATCCTGTCCGGCAAGGGCGTCGGCTACACCGACCAGCTGCCGGAGTTCGGGACGGGCGTCTCGGTGGGCGAGGCCCTGCTCGAGCCCACCCGCCTCTACACTGCGCCGCTGCTCGACCTGCTCGAGGCACGGCCCGGCGCCGTCCACTCGCTCTCCCACGTCACCGGTGGGGGCATCGCCGCGAACCTGGCGCGCGTGCTGCCCGTCGGCACCTGGGTCGAGGTCGACCGCTCCACGTGGACGCCCTCGACGGTGTTCCGGGTGCTCGCGGACATGGCGGGGACGCCGATCGAGGACACCGAGGGCACCTGGAACCTGGGCATCGGGATGTTCGCCGTCGTCGCGGCGTCGTCGGCGTCCGCGGTGCTCGACGACCTGCGGGCCGCGGGGCTGCCGGCGTGGACCGTCGGTACGGTGTCGACGTCCGAGCGCGACCTGAACGGGTTCGAACAGGGCGCCAAGGGTGTCGACGGCGGAGCGGTCCGCCTCGTCGGTTCCTACGCGGGCTGA
- a CDS encoding DUF3073 domain-containing protein gives MGRGRQKAKHTKVARELKYFSPETNYGALERELSAGQHSDEDSYVDRWADQYGEEPGDDEDEFEPQQDQNKSA, from the coding sequence ATGGGGCGCGGCCGTCAGAAGGCAAAGCACACCAAGGTCGCCCGGGAGCTGAAGTACTTCAGCCCGGAGACGAACTACGGTGCGCTCGAACGCGAGCTCTCCGCCGGGCAGCACTCGGACGAAGACTCCTACGTCGACCGCTGGGCAGACCAGTACGGTGAAGAACCGGGCGACGACGAGGACGAGTTCGAGCCCCAGCAGGACCAGAACAAGTCCGCCTGA